The genomic interval ACCTTCGCTCTTTAAGGAGAGTGCAATGACTTATGTAACATTTCCCGGCGTCGCCTATCGCGATATCACGCTACCGGTTCCCCTTGATTGGGCCAAACCGGAAGGGGAAAGCCTGACGCTGTTTGCCCGTGAGGTAGTGGACCCTGCGCGCAAGGAGGAAGATCTGCCCCTGCTCGTCTTCCTTCAGGGTGGCCCCGGTGGCAAGGGTCCACGCCCACAAGGGGGCGGCCCGGCATGGCTTAAAACCGCACTCAAGACATACCGCGTCGTGCTGCTCGATCAGCGCGGCACGGGGCGATCCTCACCGGTGGAAGGGCGCCATATGCAGCGCTTTGCCTCCGGCGAAGAGGGCGCCCGTTTCCTTGCCTGCTTCAGGGCAGACAGCATCATTCGCGATTGCGAGCATCTGCGCAAAGAGGTCTATGGTGGCCGAAAATGGTCAAGCCTTGGCCAGAGTTATGGCGGCTTTCTGACCCTGTGCTACCTCTCCATGGCCCCAGAGGCGCTGGAAGCCTGCTATGTAACGGGTGGATTGGCCGGGATTGATGCCCGTGCGGAAGATGTCTATGAGCGCACCTTCCTGCGGGTGGCTGAAAAGAACCGGCATTATTATGCCCGCTATGAGGCCGACAGGGATGTGGTTGCCCGCATCGCCGATATTCTAGCCAGCGAAGACATCCGCCTGCCTGATGGAGACCGTCTGACGGTGCACCGGTTGCAGACGCTTGGTCTGGGCTTTGGCATGAAACCCGGGTACGAGGAAGTGCATTGGCTTCTGGATGAAGCACTGGATGCCGATGGCACCCCGACCGAAAGCTTTCTTGCATCGATCATGGCGGAAACCGGCTTTGCGACCAATCCTCTTTTCTGTGTCTTGCAAGAGGCCATCTATGGCCAGCATGGCAACGCCTCCAACTGGGCGGCGCAACGGGAGCGTGAAAAGCATGCCGTTTTCGAGGAGAGCCATAGGCCATTGCTTTTTACCGGCGAAATGATGTTCCCGTGGATGTTTGAAGAGATCAGGGCGCTCAAGCCTTTCCGGGCGGCGACAGAGGCGCTGCATGCCATGCCGCTGGAAGAACAGCTCTATGACAAGGCGCGTCTGGCCGCCAACGAGGTGCCTGTTGCGGCTGCCGTCTATTTTGATGACATGTATGTGGATGCTGGCCTGTCACTGGAAACAGCTGGTCGGGTTGGCAATCTCAAGGCGTGGGTGACCAACGAATATGAGCATGACGGCTTGCGCCAGGACCCGCGTGTTTTGGCGCGTCTGATGGATATGGTCGCAGGCAACGAATAGCCGAGGCTTGTGCGAGACAAAAATAACGCGCGGGGCAAGACCCCGCGCCAGTTTGCTTTCAAGCTGTTTAGTCAGCTTTAAAGCACCGTAAAACCGTGGGCATAAGGGTCGCGATCATCAATGAAGATGGTGTTGAACCCGGTCTGGCGTGCCCAGCCCCCGATGGATGGAATGATGGCATCCAAATCACCCACCTTGGCGGCGGCTTCCACCCGTCCCTTGAACAGGCTGCCGATGATGCTCTCGTGAATGAAGGCATCGCCGATATCCAGCCGCCCTTTGGCAACCCAATGGGCCATGCGGGCCGAGGTGCCTGTGCCGCAAGGGGAGCGATCGATGGCCTTCTCTCCATAAAAGACCGCATTGCGGGCTGTGGCCTCTGGCGCCAGAGGCTTGCCGGTCCAGAGAATATGACTTAGGCCGTTGATAGCCGGATTCTCCGGATGCACAAAATCGTATTTTTCATTGAGCGCCGCACGCAGCTTGGGTGAAAAGCCTACCAGCTCACCGGCTGAGAAGTCGGCCATATCCTTGTAGCAATCCTGAGGCTCCACAATGGCGTAGAAATTGCCGCCATAGGCCACATCCACATGCACGTCTCCCAGCCCGTCAATCTCGGCAGTCATGTCCTCTGCATAAAGGAAGGCGGGCACGTTGGTCAGCCGGACCTCTTCCACATAGCGGCCTTCCTGCCGATACTCCACGGTGACCAGACCGGCGGGCGTATCCAGCCGTAGCTTGCCCGGTTCCTTTGGGGTCACCAGACCGTTCTCGATGGCCATGGTTACAGTGCCGATGGTGCCGTGGCCGCACATGGGCAGACAGCCTGAGGTTTCGATGAACAGAACGGCTATGTCACAATCTTCCCGCGTGGGAGGATAGAGAATCGATCCAGACATCATGTCATGTCCGCGCGGCTCAAACATCAGCCCTGTGCGAATCCAGTCGAATTCAGCCAGAAAATGTGCCCGTTTCTCTATCATGGTGCTGCCTTCCAGCTGCGGGGCGCCGCCCGCAACTAGCCGCACCGGATTGCCACATGTATGGCCGTCAATGCATTGAAATGTATGGTTTTTCATCGGGTACCCTGCTCAGGTGATACGCTTTGTGCTTTATGCGTTTCTTTTCTCACATTGACACGATAATATGTCGACAATTAAAATACAAACATTTGCTTCAGGACTTTAAAGATATTCGCTAGAAATATTCATCGCAACATCGTTGGGCAGCAAGGGCATGACCGAAACAAAAGAGAAAAAAACAACCAAGGGACCCTATAAGAGAGGTGCAGGCGTTGGCCATGTCTATCAGACCCTGCATCGCGAAATCATAGAGTTGAAGATCGCACCCGGCAGCCCGATTGATGAGCTGCAGCTGGCGGCGCGTTTTTCCATGTCGCGCACACCTATCCGCGAAGCGCTGGTTCGCCTGGCAGCGGAAGGCCTGATCACGACGCTGCCTAACAGGGCAACCATCGTTTCCAATATCGATTTTCTCAATCTCTCGCAGTTTTTCGATGCGCTGACCCTGATGTATCGGGTAACGACACGACAGGCGGCTGCGAATTATGAAGAAGACGATTTGGCCGATATCAATCACTGGAAGGATCTCTACGCCAAATCGGTGGAGACGCGGGATGTCTTCGAGATGATCTCCACCAACCGCGAATTCCATCTGGCCATCG from uncultured Cohaesibacter sp. carries:
- a CDS encoding 4-hydroxyproline epimerase, which encodes MKNHTFQCIDGHTCGNPVRLVAGGAPQLEGSTMIEKRAHFLAEFDWIRTGLMFEPRGHDMMSGSILYPPTREDCDIAVLFIETSGCLPMCGHGTIGTVTMAIENGLVTPKEPGKLRLDTPAGLVTVEYRQEGRYVEEVRLTNVPAFLYAEDMTAEIDGLGDVHVDVAYGGNFYAIVEPQDCYKDMADFSAGELVGFSPKLRAALNEKYDFVHPENPAINGLSHILWTGKPLAPEATARNAVFYGEKAIDRSPCGTGTSARMAHWVAKGRLDIGDAFIHESIIGSLFKGRVEAAAKVGDLDAIIPSIGGWARQTGFNTIFIDDRDPYAHGFTVL
- a CDS encoding GntR family transcriptional regulator, which gives rise to MTETKEKKTTKGPYKRGAGVGHVYQTLHREIIELKIAPGSPIDELQLAARFSMSRTPIREALVRLAAEGLITTLPNRATIVSNIDFLNLSQFFDALTLMYRVTTRQAAANYEEDDLADINHWKDLYAKSVETRDVFEMISTNREFHLAIAKAGRNRYYVELFTRLLDEGRRILRLYYQSYNDDIPHLYVDEHEKMIKAIINRDLALADKLAAEHADQIVRQIQSYIAADTRVNGSLAL
- a CDS encoding alpha/beta fold hydrolase, producing MTYVTFPGVAYRDITLPVPLDWAKPEGESLTLFAREVVDPARKEEDLPLLVFLQGGPGGKGPRPQGGGPAWLKTALKTYRVVLLDQRGTGRSSPVEGRHMQRFASGEEGARFLACFRADSIIRDCEHLRKEVYGGRKWSSLGQSYGGFLTLCYLSMAPEALEACYVTGGLAGIDARAEDVYERTFLRVAEKNRHYYARYEADRDVVARIADILASEDIRLPDGDRLTVHRLQTLGLGFGMKPGYEEVHWLLDEALDADGTPTESFLASIMAETGFATNPLFCVLQEAIYGQHGNASNWAAQREREKHAVFEESHRPLLFTGEMMFPWMFEEIRALKPFRAATEALHAMPLEEQLYDKARLAANEVPVAAAVYFDDMYVDAGLSLETAGRVGNLKAWVTNEYEHDGLRQDPRVLARLMDMVAGNE